One stretch of Lemur catta isolate mLemCat1 chromosome 2, mLemCat1.pri, whole genome shotgun sequence DNA includes these proteins:
- the ACAT2 gene encoding acetyl-CoA acetyltransferase, cytosolic yields the protein MSAASDPVVIVSAARTVVGSFNGALATVPVQDLGSTVIKEVLKRATVAPEDVSEVIFGHVLAAGCGQNPVRQASVGAGIPYSVPAWSCQMVCGSGLKAVCLAAQSIGLGDSSIVVAGGMESMSKAPHLVHLRTGVKLGETALADSILCDGLTCAFHNCHMGITAENVAKKWQVSREDQDKIAVLSQNRTESAQKAGHFDKEIVPVFVSSRKGLIEVKTDEFPRHGSNIEAVSKLKPYFLTDGTGTVTAANASGINDGAAAVVLMKKSEADKRGLTSLAQIVSWSQVGVDPSIMGTGPIPAIKQAVAKAGWSLEDVDVFEINEAFAALSVAIAKELGLNPEKVNIQGGAIALGHPLGASGCRILVTLLHTLERTGGTRGVAALCIGGGMGIAMCVQRG from the exons ATGAGTGCAGCCTCGGACCCTGTGGTGATCGTCTCGGCAGCGCGGACCGTCGTAG GCTCCTTCAATGGTGCCTTAGCTACTGTTCCTGTCCAGGACCTAGGCTCGACTGTCATCAAAGAAGTCCTGAAGAGGGCCACTGTGGCTCCAGAAGACGTGTCTGAGGTCATATTCGGACATGTTTTGGCAGCAG GTTGCGGGCAGAATCCTGTAAGACAAGCCAGTGTGGGTGCAGGAATTCCCTACTCTGTTCCAGCATGGAGCTGCCAGATGGTCTGTGGGTCAGGCCTAAAAGCCGTGTGCCTTGCAGCCCAGTCCATAGGGTTAGGAGACTCCAGCATTGTGGTTGCAGGAGGCATGGAAAGTATGAGCAAG GCTCCCCACTTGGTTCACTTGAGAACAGGAGTAAAGCTCGGTGAGACGGCGCTAGCTGACAGTATACTCTGTGATGGTCTTACCTGTGCATTTCACAACTGTCATATGGGTATTACAG cTGAAAATGTAGCCAAAAAATGGCAAGTGAGTAGAGAAGATCAGGACAAGATTGCAGTTCTGTCTCAGAATAGGACAGAGAGTGCACAGAAAGCTGGTCATTTTGATAAAGAGATTGTGCCAGTTTTTGTGTCTTCTAGAAAAG gTCTTATTGAAGTTAAAACAGACGAGTTTCCTCGCCACGGGAGCAACATAGAAGCCGTGTCCAAGCTAAAGCCTTACTTTCTTACAGATGGAACAGGAACAGTAACTGCAGCGAATGCTTCAG GAATAAATGATGGAGCTGCAGCTGTGGTTCTTATGAAGAAATCAGAAGCTGATAAGCGTGGGCTTACATCTTTAGCACAGATAGTTTCCTGGTCACAAGTAGGTGTGGACCCTTCCATTATGGGAACAGGACCAATTCCAGCCATAAAGCAAGCT GTTGCAAAAGCAGGATGGTCATTGGAGGATGTTGATGTATTTGAAATCAATGAAGCCTTTGCAGCCCTCTCTGTTGCAATAGCTAAAGAACTTGGACTAAACCCAGAGAAG GTCAACATTCAAGGAGGGGCTATAGCACTGGGCCACCCTCTTGGAGCATCCGGCTGCCGAATTCTTGTGACCCTGTTACACACACTGGAGAGAACAGGCGGCACTCGTGGTGTCGCAGCCCTGTGCATTGGGGGTGGGATGGGAATAGCAATGTGTGTTCAGAGAGGATGA